In Zerene cesonia ecotype Mississippi chromosome 18, Zerene_cesonia_1.1, whole genome shotgun sequence, the following are encoded in one genomic region:
- the LOC119834031 gene encoding uncharacterized protein LOC119834031 has translation MGCSRQLAPTLLLHVNLLLMVYVGAALVVAARARWDPSLYIPARELFPREFRVAAALLPAAALALLALAHLALLALRTRRLHLRRLLLYVYAAGVSSALVAQTAAGAWVWARVHAWARSDAAHELQRAAALADLLRPLLDHLAHWHPLPDKLNDLIQVCCAIQNVLPVITHVNTGMNRDT, from the exons ATGGGCTGCTCCCGGCAGCTCGCCCCGACGCTCCTGCTGCACGTGAACCTCCTCCTCATG GTGTACGTGGGCGCGGCGCTGGTGgtggcggcgcgcgcgcgctgGGACCCGAGCCTGTACATCCCGGCGCGCGAGCTGTTCCCGCGCGAGTTCCGCGTGGCGGCCGCGCTGCTGCCCGCCGCCGCGCTGGCGCTGCTCGCGCTCGCGCACCTCGCCCTGCTGGCGCTGCGCACGAGGCGCCTACACCTCAGGAGACTGCTGCTCTACGTG TACGCGGCGGGCGTGAGTAGCGCGCTGGTGGCGCAGACGGCTGCGGGCGCGTGGGTGTGGGCGCGCGTGCACGCGTGGGCGCGCTCGGATGCCGCGCACGAGCTgcagcgcgccgccgcgctcgCCGACCTGCTGCGCCCGCTGCTCGACCACCTCGCCCACTGGCACCCGCTGCCCGACAAGCTCAACGACCTCATTCAGGTCTGTTGCGCTATTCAGAACGTGCTGCCTGTCATCACACACGTCAACACCGGCATGAATCGTGACACATGA
- the LOC119833904 gene encoding uncharacterized protein LOC119833904 — protein MGCAKGLCDAHSVFIFINIAFAMYSGALLATAARLAWDPSTYAWFRFLAQAQYRVSTGYVLGAGLWLAALVYLAAAALRPPRRAAPACLNTYAVGVAVLAASEVAYGAWMAATLTEWWRSAPQAELARHGLDLLHDIKPALLAIDRYRDVARPIYAMIEEVEARAPNNAVVIAVFGLVALILQIAAFIMARRLACAARERHESEAGESGKASASDEDSDSERDLDSPRKPPGWHKSANLRMYTILDKIF, from the exons ATGTACAGCGGCGCGCTGCTGGCTACGGCGGCGCGGCTGGCGTGGGACCCCAGCACGTACGCGTGGTTCCGCTTCCTGGCGCAGGCGCAGTACCGCGTGTCCACCGGCTACGTGCTGGGCGCGGGCCTGTGGCTCGCCGCTCTCGTGTACCTGGCAGCCGCTGCGctgcgcccgccgcgccgcgccgcgcccgcctgTCTCAACACG TACGCGGTGGGCGTGGCGGTGCTGGCGGCGAGCGAGGTGGCGTACGGCGCGTGGATGGCGGCGACGCTGACGGAGTGGTGGCGCAGCGCGCCGCAGGCCGAGCTGGCGCGCCACGGCCTCGACCTGCTGCACGACATCAAGCCGGCGCTGCTGGCCATCGACCGCTATCGGGACGTCGCCAGGCCCATCTACGCCATGATCGAG GAGGTGGAAGCGCGGGCCCCAAACAACGCGGTGGTCATAGCGGTGTTCGGTCTCGTCGCTCTCATTTTGCAG ATAGCAGCTTTCATAATGGCGCGTCGGCTCGCGTGCGCGGCGAGAGAGCGGCACGAGAGCGAAGCGGGCGAGAGCGGGAAGGCAAGTGCGAGCGACGAGGACAGCGATAGTGAGCGCGACCTGGACTCGCCGCGCAAGCCGCCGGGCTGGCACAAGTCCGCCAACCTGCGCATGTACACCATACTCGACAAAATTTTCTAG
- the LOC119834019 gene encoding major facilitator superfamily domain-containing protein 6-A — translation MEQQGAAPVGPGAARPIVNPEEFGEVDTSRYPAPKDATHKVRGRSDLLEMMCGAGTVDPELLTVKTFYFFFYSAFGSLFPLMGVYFKQMGMNAGQCGLLIGTRPFVEFLSAPFWGGLADRWQKGRTLLLASLGAWIIFTLPLSWVQPSAVACVQPVNSTAYVLVAPSYDEDEMTYSRSFHGPAAGREGSPLPVSDAENYNPETNSKWVTPLHSFIVYSTPNIQKTFFLLLLLVVIGEFFSAPAITLADSAVITLLGEDADRYGHQRMFGSLGWGLAMFFVGIALDHSTAFSSHPCGGPQRYEKNYTICFATFSVLMGAALITATQIKFKYEAMSIETPAEPATVEPTQEERLQEQLAAQLQLPGLDTSAPPPQQPPLQHAKVFAQTTREMPEWVTVLRQFQNVKAASFLLVAWFMGFGIGLIFTFLFWHLQDIGGSPTLFGVASVINHISEIFAYFFSFKLITQMGHVKVLCLGLAGNVVRFLYISWLTDPWWVLPFEFVQGVTHAAVWAACCSYIAHGSPARLRSSAQGVLQGLHHGLGRGCGAVLGGIAVAKWGTTRTFAGYGLLCAVALAAFAFVNFRGDDGGPPVAPDEDARAVAEAGVLAPHGVPSNPLPRALSSTRLADLASHDNYGATQSYSGAESLSVPGARAANPFVSEAPPNAPAHSYR, via the exons GTACCCCGCCCCCAAGGATGCCACGCACAAGGTACGCGGCCGCAGCGACCTGCTGGAGATGATGTGCGGCGCCGGCACGGTCGACCCCGAGCTGCTCACCGTCAAGACCTTCTACTTTTTCTTTTACTCCGCCTTTGGATCCTTGTTTCCCTTGATGGGCGTGTACTTCAAGCAGATGGGCATGAACGCAGGCCAGTGCGGGCTCCTCATAGGGACGAGGCCATTCGTGGAGTTCCTTTCGGCGCCCTTCTGGGGAGGGCTCGCCGACCGCTGGCAGAAAGGCAGAACTCTATTGCTGGCTTCGCTGGGAGCTTGGATCATATTCACGCTGCCGCTGAGCTGGGTGCAGCCGAGCGCGGTGGCGTGCGTGCAGCCCGTTAACAGCACTGCGTACGTTTTGGTGGCGCCGAGCTACGACGAGGACGAGATGACCTACTCGCGCTCCTTCCACGGCCCCGCGGCGGGACGGGAAGGCTCGCCCCTACCCGTGTCTGACGCCGAAAACTACAACCCTGAAACTAATTCGAAATGGGTCACTCCGCTGCATTCTTTCATTGTCTACAGCACTCCGAACATACAAAAGACATTTTTCTTGCTGCTGCTGCTCGTCGTAATCGGCGAGTTTTTCAGCGCTCCTGCGATCACTTTAGCCGACTCTGCCGTCATCACATTACTCGGCGAGGATGCTGATAG GTACGGACACCAGCGCATGTTCGGCTCGCTGGGCTGGGGGCTGGCTATGTTCTTCGTTGGCATCGCGCTGGACCACAGTACGGCGTTCAGCTCGCATCCGTGCGGAGGCCCGCAGCGCTACGAAAAGAACTACACCATCTGCTTCGCGACGTTCTCTGTGCTTATGGGCGCCGCTCTAATCACTGCCACGCAG ATAAAGTTTAAGTACGAGGCAATGAGTATTGAGACTCCGGCCGAGCCCGCGACGGTGGAGCCCACGCAGGAGGAGCGACTGCAGGAGCAGCTGGCAGCTCAGCTGCAGCTGCCCGGCCTCGACAccagcgcgccgccgccccAGCAACCGCCGCTGCAGCACGCCAAG GTGTTCGCCCAGACCACACGCGAGATGCCGGAGTGGGTGACAGTGCTGCGGCAGTTTCAGAACGTGAAGGCGGCTTCTTTCCTGCTCGTCGCCTGGTTCATGGGCTTCGGCATCGGCCTCATCTTTACGTTCCTATTTTGGCATCTCCag GACATCGGCGGATCTCCAACGTTGTTTGGAGTGGCTTCTGTGATCAACCATATCTCCGAGATATTCGCCTACTTTTTCAGCTTCAAACTGATCACTCAGATGGGGCATGTGAAG GTGCTGTGTCTGGGGCTGGCGGGTAACGTGGTGCGCTTCCTGTACATCTCGTGGCTCACGGACCCGTGGTGGGTGCTGCCGTTCGAGTTCGTGCAGGGCGTGACGCACGCGGCCGTGTGGGCGGCGTGCTGCTCGTACATCGCGCACGGCTCGCCCGCGCGCCTGCGCTCCTCGGCGCAGGGCGTACTGCAGGGGCTGCACCACGGGCTCGGGCGCGGTTGCGGCGCCGTGCTGGGAGGCATCGCCGTCGCTAAGTGGGGCACCACACGCACCTTCGCCGGCTACGGGCTGCTGTGCGCCGTAGCGCTGGCCGCCTTCGCCTTTGTCAACTTCCGCGGCGACGACGGCGGGCCGCCCGTGGCGCCCGACGAGGACGCGCGCGCAGTGGCCGAGGCGGGCGTGCTGGCGCCGCACGGCGTGCCCTCCAACCCGCTACCCCGCGCGCTCTCCTCCACTCGCCTCGCCGACCTCGCCAGCCACGACAACTACGGCGCCACTCAG AGCTACAGCGGCGCGGAGAGCCTGAGCGTGCcgggcgcgcgcgccgccAACCCGTTCGTGAGCGAGGCGCCGCCCAACGCGCCTGCGCACTCCTACCGATAA